From one Macrobrachium nipponense isolate FS-2020 chromosome 37, ASM1510439v2, whole genome shotgun sequence genomic stretch:
- the LOC135209031 gene encoding cytochrome b-c1 complex subunit 7-like yields the protein MNSIKRLVFRMSGFNQLGLYHDDCLYENDDVKEALRRLPQGLKDDRNYRMNRALHLSATKSILPKDQWISFDEDRQKGRYLQAYLQEVVRERHEREEWKQEVILAHWNTVNYCNRQDAVVTSAVVLVSNAL from the exons ATGAACTCCATAAAGCGACTGGTTTTCCGAATGTCCGGCTTCAACCAGTTAG GTTTGTACCATGATGactgtttatatgaaaatgatgatgtGAAGGAAGCACTCAGACGTTTACCCCAGGGTTTGAAAGATGATAGAAACTACAGAATGAATAGAGCCCTTCATCTCTCAGCTACAAAGTCTATTCTTCCCAAGGATCAGTGGATTTCATTTGATGAG GATCGTCAGAAAGGAAGATACCTTCAGGCCTACTTGCAAGAAGTTGTCAGAGAGAGACATGAACGTGAAGAATGGAAACAAGAAGTAATTTTGGCTCATTGGAACACTGTTAATTATTGCAATAGACAAGATGCTGTGGTAACATCAGCTGTGGTTCTTGTTTCCAATGCTTTgtaa